The following proteins come from a genomic window of Bactrocera dorsalis isolate Fly_Bdor chromosome 6, ASM2337382v1, whole genome shotgun sequence:
- the LOC125779511 gene encoding uncharacterized protein LOC125779511 — protein sequence MEHVGFHYDPDCDYSLHGAIGAMDIICTHCNAANFRGETAGMCCSSGKVKLPALEPPLEPLHYLLTGETPTSKHFLQNIQAYNSCFQMTSFGATKIIRDPFMPTFKMITLHGISSDPFDIFILQIQGQIYHRAGSLIPFADADYQFLQIYFIGNETDQRCKIATGTRREIVQNLKRFLHEQ from the coding sequence ATGGAACATGTTGGCTTTCACTATGATCCTGACTGCGACTACAGCTTGCATGGTGCCATTGGAGcaatggatattatttgtaCGCATTGCAATGCAGCGAACTTTCGAGGAGAAACAGCTGGCATGTGCTGCTCCAGTGGCAAAGTGAAACTGCCTGCATTGGAACCACCACTAGAACCATTACATTACTTGCTCACTGGAGAAACGCCGACGTCTAAACATTTCTTGCagaacatacaagcatacaattcatgctttcaaatgacttcttttggtGCCACAAAGATCATTAGAGATCCATTTATGCCGACGTTCAAGATGATTACTTTGCATGGAATTTCCAGTGAcccatttgacatttttattctacaGATTCAGGGACAAATATACCATCGAGCAGGCTCGCTCATACCATTTGCCGATGCCGACTaccaatttttgcaaatatatttcatcggtAATGAAACTGACCAACGATGTAAAATTGCGACCGGCACAAGGCGAGAAATcgtacaaaatttgaaaagattTCTCCATGAACAAtga